In Streptomyces sclerotialus, the DNA window TCGAGCTGGCGTCCTTCTCCCGCTTCTCCGACGTCCACCTCGCCTTCTTCGACCAGTTCGTGAACACCATCGGCGTCGCCATCAACACCATCGTCGCCAACTCCCGTACCGAGTCGCTGCTCAGCGAGTCCCAGCGGCTGGCCCGCCAGCTCCAGGAGCGGACGGGTGAGCTCCAGCGCCGCCAGGCCGAGCTGCAGCGTTCCAACGCCGCGCTGGAGGAGAAGGCCGCGCTGCTGGCCAGCTCCTCGCGGTACAAGACGGAGTTCCTGGCGAACATGTCGCACGAGCTGCGCAATCCGCTGAACTCCCTGCTGATCCTCGCGCAGATGCTCATCGACAACGAGCACGGCCACCTCAGCCGGCACGAGGTGGAGAGCGCGGCGATGATCCACCGCTCCGGCTCCGAACTGCTCCAGCTGATCAACGACATCCTCGACCTCTCCAAGATCGAGGCCGGCCGGATGGACGTCTTCCCCGCCCGGGTGCCACTGATCAAGCTGCTCAACTACGTCCACGACACCTTCCGACCGCTGACCCTGGACCGCGGCCTGGCCTTCGAGGTCTCGGTGACCGACGTGGTGCCCAAGGAGCTCTACAGCGACGAGAAGCGGATCAAGCAGGTACTGCGCAACCTCCTCTCCAACGCCCTGAAGTTCACCTCCAAGGGCAAGATCGACCTGCATGTGGACCTGGCGGCCGACGAGACCGTCACCTTCACCGTCACCGACACCGGCATCGGCATCGCGCCCGAGAAGCTGCCGGTCATCTTCGAGGCGTTCCAGCAGGCCGACGGCACGACCAACCGGAAGTACGGCGGCACCGGCCTCGGCCTCTCCATCAGCAGGGAAATAGCGGGCCTGCTGGGCGGCATCCTCACGGCCGAGAGTGAGCCCGGCGCCGGTTCCACCTTCGTCTTCCGCATCCCCGTCAGGTGCCGGGGCACCGCGGACCCCGTCGAGCCGCTGCCCGCCGTCGAGGACCAGGACATCACCGGCGAGGCGGCCCCGGAGGAAACGCCGCCGGAGCCTCCCCGGCCACTGGCTCCCGCGCCGTCCGGGGTCCCCGAGGAGACCGCCTGGCCCGCCGTCTCCAACGTGGAGCAGTGGGCCAGGGGCGCCACCGGCGAGCTGCTCTCGGGCGCCCAGGCACTGGTGGTCGACGACGACATCCGCAACGCCTTCGCGCTGACGAACGTCCTCAGCCGGGTCGGCATGCGGGTGATCTACGCCGAGCACGGCCGGGAGGCCATCGAGATGCTCGGCAAGAACCCCGGCATCGACTTCGTCCTGATGGACATCATGATGCCGGAGATGGACGGGTACGAAACGATCCGCGCCATCCGGCGCACCCCGCGGTACGCCGATCTCCCCGTTGTCGTCCTCACGGCCAAGGCCATGCCGGGCGACCGCGAGAAGTCGCTGGAGACAGGTGCCAACGACTATCTCCCCAAGCCCCTCGACGTGGACCGGCTGCTGAACGTCGCGGTCGATCTGCTCTCCAAGTACCGCTCGTCCGCGCCGTCCCCCGACGGCGGCGCGCCGGCAGGCCAGGAGGGCGACGGCGACCCGGCCGAAGCGGCCGGCAGGGGCGAAGACAGTGGTCCGTAGGAGTACACCAGTTCAGAAGGCCAGTCATGAACCACGTCACCAGCACCCTCAGCGACGACCGGGCGGGGATCCTCCTCGTCGACGACATGGAAGAGAACCTCGCCGCGCTGGAAGCTGTGCTGCGCTCACTCGGTGAACCGCTCGTTCGCGCGCGGTCCGGCGAGGAAGCGATGAAAGCGCTGCTCAGGCAGGATTTCGCGGTGGTACTACTGGACATCTTGATGCCCGGCATGGACGGCTTCGAGACCGCGACCAACATCAAACGTCTCGACCAGGCCAAGCACATCCCGATCATCTTCCTGACCGGGACGGACGCCGACTCCGGCTACGCCTTCCGCGGCTACTCCACGGGAGCCGCCGACTACCTCACCAAACCCTTCGACCCCTGGGTGCTGCGTGCCAAGGTGAAGGTCTTCCTGGAGCTGCACCAGAAGAACCGCCAGCTGCGCCGGCTGCGGCAGCAGGACCGGGACCGCATCGAGGAGCTGGCGGACCGTATCGCCGCCATGGAGGAGACGCTGGCCGGCAGCGACCACCTCGAAGCGGGCGAGCTGCGCGCGAGGATGGCCGCCCTGGAGGAGACGGTACGGGCGCTGCGCCACGGCCGCCCGTGACCCCTGCCGCGCCCGCCGGCCGACCGGTCGGGGCCCGCCCGTTCAGCTGCGGACCCCGGCGCGGCCGGGTCAGGACTCGCGGGTACCGGCGTACATGTCGTCCAGCAGGTCCTTGAAGGTGCGCTCGACGACCGGCCGCTTGACCTTGAGGCTGGGTGTGACCTCACCGTGCTCGATGTCCAGGTCCCGCGGCAGGATGCGGAACTTGCGGATCTGCTGCCAGCGCTGCAGTCCTTCGTTGACCCGCTCGACGTAGCCGTCGATCAGCTCGCGGACCTGTTCGGTGGCGACCACCTCGGCGTACGTCCTGCCGGCCAGGCCGTGTTCCTTGGCCCAGGTCAGGATGGTCGGCTCGTCCAGGGCGATCAGCGCCGTACAGAAGTTGCGGTTGGCGCCGTGCACGAGGACGTTGGAGACGAACGGGCAGACCGCCTTGAACTGGCCCTCCACCTCGGCCGGGGCGATGTACTTGCCGCCGGAGGTCTTGATCAGGTCCTTCTTGCGGTCGGTGATCCGCAGGTAGCCGTCGGCGGACAGCTCGCCGATGTCACCGGTGTGGAACCAGCCGTCCGACTCCAGCACCTCGGCCGTCTTCTCCGGCAGCCCGTGGTAACCCTGCATGATGCCGGGACCGCGGAGCAGGATCTCGCCGTCCTCGGC includes these proteins:
- a CDS encoding response regulator, with translation MNHVTSTLSDDRAGILLVDDMEENLAALEAVLRSLGEPLVRARSGEEAMKALLRQDFAVVLLDILMPGMDGFETATNIKRLDQAKHIPIIFLTGTDADSGYAFRGYSTGAADYLTKPFDPWVLRAKVKVFLELHQKNRQLRRLRQQDRDRIEELADRIAAMEETLAGSDHLEAGELRARMAALEETVRALRHGRP